In Chryseobacterium lactis, a single genomic region encodes these proteins:
- a CDS encoding GDCCVxC domain-containing (seleno)protein, which translates to MEIKLQTIITCPDCGYKKEETMPTNACQYFYECEKCKRVLKPLKGDCCVYCSFGSVKCPPIQENKKCC; encoded by the coding sequence ATGGAAATAAAGTTACAAACAATAATAACTTGTCCAGACTGTGGTTACAAGAAAGAGGAAACAATGCCAACAAACGCCTGCCAATATTTTTACGAATGTGAAAAGTGCAAGAGAGTTTTAAAACCTCTCAAGGGTGATTGTTGCGTATATTGTAGTTTCGGCTCTGTAAAGTGTCCGCCAATTCAAGAAAATAAAAAATGCTGTTAA